A genomic segment from Actinoplanes sichuanensis encodes:
- a CDS encoding RDD family protein, translating into MSSVPAGWYKDPADTSTQRYWDGEGWLGKAIPADAVPPDGPPAAEPEPPAPDPSPQPTPPATGPATPPVAPTPPPAWGQPPPGWGPPPAPPGPPVGPPPGPPVGPPVGPPVGPPPGWAPQPPPPPGWQPPPGMQPPPGWQQSQAHPAAPPYPYPYPFPLPEVRPHGMALAGLGKRLTARLIDIVAVLLLNVVVNGYFVYLYMQDFLPIFHNIMDRAATGATVPVTPQGTPRMEVLTIAIIVLATLLWLAYEAPAISNSGQTIGKRIMGIKVVPVENPGQIGFARAFTRWARLGMWTLFWSCGVGLVIQFLYALSPVFDPRLRQAWHDKAAATVVVDVPVGGVPPTIDTGGSR; encoded by the coding sequence ATGAGTTCCGTTCCCGCGGGTTGGTACAAGGACCCGGCCGACACCAGTACCCAGCGCTATTGGGACGGTGAGGGCTGGCTGGGCAAGGCCATTCCGGCCGACGCCGTGCCGCCGGACGGCCCGCCCGCGGCCGAGCCGGAACCACCCGCGCCGGACCCGTCTCCGCAGCCCACGCCACCGGCCACCGGGCCGGCCACCCCGCCCGTCGCGCCGACACCGCCACCGGCCTGGGGCCAGCCGCCGCCCGGGTGGGGTCCACCCCCGGCACCGCCCGGCCCGCCTGTGGGGCCGCCGCCCGGCCCGCCTGTGGGGCCGCCTGTGGGGCCGCCTGTGGGGCCGCCGCCCGGCTGGGCTCCGCAGCCTCCGCCTCCGCCCGGCTGGCAGCCGCCGCCCGGGATGCAGCCGCCGCCCGGCTGGCAGCAGTCCCAGGCGCATCCGGCCGCCCCGCCGTATCCGTACCCGTATCCGTTCCCGCTGCCCGAGGTCCGGCCGCACGGGATGGCGCTGGCCGGGCTCGGCAAGCGGCTCACCGCACGACTCATCGACATCGTCGCGGTGCTGCTGCTCAACGTCGTGGTGAACGGCTACTTCGTGTACCTGTACATGCAGGACTTCCTGCCGATCTTCCACAACATCATGGACCGGGCCGCGACCGGCGCCACCGTGCCCGTCACCCCGCAGGGCACCCCGCGGATGGAGGTCCTGACCATTGCGATCATCGTCCTCGCCACCCTGCTCTGGTTGGCCTATGAGGCGCCGGCGATCAGCAACAGCGGGCAGACCATCGGTAAGCGGATCATGGGCATCAAGGTCGTCCCGGTGGAGAATCCAGGGCAGATCGGCTTCGCCCGGGCGTTCACCCGCTGGGCCCGACTCGGCATGTGGACACTGTTCTGGTCGTGCGGCGTCGGACTGGTCATCCAGTTCCTGTACGCGTTGTCGCCAGTCTTCGACCCCCGCCTGCGTCAAGCCTGGCACGACAAAGCGGCGGCCACCGTCGTCGTGGACGTGCCCGTGGGCGGCGTGCCACCGACCATCGATACCGGAGGATCCCGATGA
- a CDS encoding ROK family transcriptional regulator, translating to MTTRSTALLGMVHRNPGVTRADAARLLGVGTGAATELVTRLSRAALLTQAPAAPSGTRGRPTTILLPHPDGPLVLALAITHEAWRLDVVALGGTALASLSERHGGAPWAEVRAAVTVAIKDFLARYGDRLRAIGISVPGPVSRSLRLDAFNSDWHGIDLNDLWPEAGLLVAGNDATLAATAEHRRGAATGAAVALHLRIEAGLGGAVIDDGHPVIGAHGAAGEFGHMPFGDPTVRCGCGAHGCWGTAVDGTALARLLGDPHPRDPVTYARHVIATATRALRSQRSRQDLAGLPPPTEAFPSVTPPTEALPSVTPPTTATPAATPQPAATPLTTTAATAATPLTTAAAPLTTATAATPVSPSPPTTATPLTTATPTMPVITATAPTPVALGALAAGSPYSSGESGPDIDPEAAAEAVRTVGVALGRGIAGLVNALDPDLVTLGGLGVDLLAAVPEVIDAAYRDGLMLIHRESPPPVLPAALPDDEGPIAGAAEEAWSALLPRLT from the coding sequence GTGACGACCCGCTCCACCGCACTGCTCGGCATGGTGCACCGCAACCCGGGCGTGACCCGTGCCGACGCGGCCCGCCTCCTCGGCGTGGGTACCGGCGCGGCCACCGAACTCGTCACCAGGCTCAGCCGTGCCGCCCTGCTCACCCAGGCCCCCGCCGCCCCGAGCGGCACCCGCGGCCGTCCCACCACGATCCTGCTGCCACACCCCGACGGCCCCCTGGTCCTGGCCCTGGCGATCACTCACGAGGCGTGGCGGCTCGACGTCGTCGCCCTCGGCGGCACCGCCCTCGCCTCCCTCTCGGAACGGCACGGCGGCGCTCCCTGGGCCGAGGTCCGCGCGGCGGTCACCGTCGCGATCAAAGACTTCCTCGCACGGTACGGCGACCGCCTCCGCGCCATCGGCATCTCCGTTCCCGGTCCCGTCTCCCGCAGCCTGCGCCTGGACGCGTTCAACTCCGACTGGCACGGCATCGACCTGAACGACCTGTGGCCCGAGGCCGGACTCCTGGTCGCCGGCAACGACGCCACCCTGGCCGCCACCGCCGAACACCGCCGGGGCGCCGCCACGGGCGCCGCCGTGGCCCTGCACCTGCGTATCGAAGCCGGCCTGGGCGGCGCCGTGATCGACGACGGCCACCCGGTGATCGGCGCCCATGGAGCAGCCGGCGAATTCGGCCACATGCCGTTCGGCGACCCGACCGTCCGCTGCGGTTGCGGCGCACACGGCTGCTGGGGAACGGCCGTCGACGGCACCGCACTGGCCCGCCTCCTGGGCGACCCCCACCCCCGCGACCCGGTCACCTATGCCCGTCACGTGATAGCCACCGCGACCCGGGCGCTACGCTCCCAACGCTCCCGCCAGGACCTGGCCGGCCTACCCCCACCGACCGAAGCCTTTCCGTCAGTCACCCCACCGACCGAAGCCCTGCCGTCAGTCACCCCACCCACCACAGCCACACCGGCAGCCACTCCACAACCCGCAGCCACGCCGCTCACCACCACGGCAGCCACCGCCGCCACGCCGCTCACCACCGCGGCCGCGCCGCTCACCACAGCCACCGCGGCCACGCCGGTTTCGCCGTCACCGCCCACCACGGCAACGCCGCTCACCACAGCAACCCCGACCATGCCGGTCATCACGGCCACCGCGCCCACGCCGGTCGCCCTTGGTGCTCTGGCCGCCGGCAGCCCGTACAGCTCGGGTGAAAGTGGCCCCGACATCGACCCGGAAGCCGCCGCCGAAGCGGTGCGCACCGTCGGCGTCGCGCTCGGCCGCGGAATCGCCGGCCTGGTCAACGCTCTGGACCCGGACCTGGTGACACTCGGCGGCCTGGGTGTCGACCTGCTGGCCGCGGTCCCCGAGGTGATCGACGCCGCCTACCGTGACGGCCTCATGCTGATCCATCGGGAGTCACCACCCCCGGTGCTGCCCGCGGCGCTCCCGGACGACGAGGGCCCCATCGCGGGCGCCGCCGAGGAGGCCTGGTCGGCCCTGCTCCCCCGCCTGACCTGA
- a CDS encoding MFS transporter, with protein sequence MRLNRPALVVLGTSTFCYVTAETLPVGLLPQISEGLHVTEAQVGLLLTSYAVIAAVSTIPLTALTMRLPRHSLLAATVAVFVVSQAAAALAPTFLVLVLSRLICALAHGVFWSVIGPITARLAPPGQVGRATSLVFIGNSLAIVLGVPLGTALGQWLGWRLSIGLMAVAGAICLVALLLLLPAMQPLPRDREAALGRQLRDAVLILRNGRVTGLCVITVVLVVGHFAAYTYIAPLVRRDAGLDGPALSALLLGYGAVGLIGNFVVGRFVDRRPGPFVIGLTAAAAGSMVLLAPVLGPAATAAAVLVWGGAFNAIPVFLGSAALRVAPTARDAASAVYVVAFQIGIGSGAFVGERFVSAGQLGVLPVLGAGFVLVACVLVALWRGVFPARISDEEHDRIEASVAH encoded by the coding sequence GTGAGACTCAACCGCCCGGCGCTCGTCGTCCTCGGCACCTCCACCTTCTGTTACGTCACCGCCGAAACTCTGCCCGTCGGTCTCCTCCCGCAGATCTCGGAAGGCCTCCACGTCACCGAGGCGCAGGTCGGGCTGCTGCTCACCAGTTATGCCGTGATCGCCGCGGTCAGCACGATCCCGCTCACCGCGCTCACCATGCGGCTGCCCCGGCACAGCCTGCTCGCCGCCACGGTAGCGGTCTTCGTCGTCTCCCAGGCGGCCGCGGCACTCGCGCCGACCTTCCTGGTGCTCGTGCTGTCCCGGTTGATCTGCGCGCTGGCGCACGGTGTGTTCTGGTCGGTGATCGGGCCGATCACCGCCCGGCTCGCACCACCGGGGCAGGTGGGCCGGGCCACGTCGCTGGTCTTCATCGGGAACTCGCTGGCCATCGTGCTCGGTGTGCCGCTCGGCACCGCTCTCGGGCAGTGGCTGGGCTGGCGGCTGTCGATCGGGCTGATGGCCGTCGCCGGGGCGATCTGCCTGGTCGCGCTGCTTCTGCTGCTGCCGGCGATGCAGCCGCTGCCCCGGGACCGGGAGGCGGCCCTCGGTAGGCAGCTCCGGGACGCCGTGCTGATCCTGCGCAACGGGCGGGTCACCGGGCTCTGCGTGATCACCGTGGTGCTGGTGGTGGGGCACTTCGCGGCCTACACGTACATCGCGCCGCTGGTTCGCCGGGACGCCGGGCTGGACGGGCCGGCGCTCAGTGCGTTGCTGCTGGGGTACGGCGCGGTCGGGCTGATCGGCAACTTCGTGGTCGGGCGGTTCGTGGACCGGCGGCCCGGGCCGTTCGTGATCGGGCTGACGGCCGCCGCGGCCGGGTCGATGGTGCTGCTCGCGCCGGTGCTGGGGCCGGCCGCGACGGCGGCCGCGGTGCTCGTGTGGGGTGGCGCGTTCAACGCGATCCCGGTGTTCCTCGGGTCGGCGGCGCTGCGGGTCGCGCCCACCGCCCGGGACGCGGCTTCGGCGGTCTATGTGGTCGCGTTCCAGATCGGGATCGGCAGCGGGGCGTTCGTGGGGGAGCGGTTCGTCAGCGCCGGGCAGCTGGGTGTGCTGCCGGTGCTCGGAGCCGGGTTCGTGCTGGTGGCGTGCGTATTGGTGGCGCTGTGGCGCGGAGTGTTCCCGGCCCGGATCAGCGACGAGGAGCACGACCGCATCGAAGCGAGCGTCGCTCACTGA
- a CDS encoding PQQ-binding-like beta-propeller repeat protein, translated as MASAGGSWKGLWMVTVAAVALTVLATTRVWNPWPQLWSWITTSGPVAPGTRWQASLGGTPQSVSIAGDAVIVEYRTSVEAYGLTAAVKLWSSDADWAAVAGKGANAVVVTGRLLTKGYQVLDPSTGAIRRSDTAASAVWTYQDAIVDLSCGGGDDCRLTAWDPRSGTQLWSVGTGSIGFVLDAANPDLPDTRRLISGSVDDDVAGPPVLPGLIGLPHDGEVRVIDTATGKLVQTLRPARDQRVAVVGGRVLTVTGTARDGTCYYGVVGGSPSGEKVWQRDGLNLRTADNGSACEQDRDPAGGYNVVLGVDPYGREVLINGYDGRNLWYGDKESTVLAVDDTYAVIRKGQSIRGYSFTKDRNVWRQDDRPDAGAALTPYAAIVASKGRVTALGLTTGAVRADVQTDAKVFTVGPDGMILVAGRDMAYLPFA; from the coding sequence ATGGCCTCGGCAGGCGGTTCCTGGAAGGGACTCTGGATGGTCACCGTCGCCGCGGTGGCCCTCACCGTCCTGGCCACCACCCGGGTGTGGAACCCGTGGCCGCAGCTCTGGTCCTGGATCACCACGAGCGGACCGGTCGCGCCGGGCACCCGCTGGCAGGCGTCGCTCGGCGGCACCCCGCAGAGCGTGTCCATCGCCGGTGACGCGGTGATCGTCGAGTACCGGACGTCGGTCGAGGCGTACGGCCTGACCGCCGCCGTGAAACTGTGGTCGTCCGACGCCGACTGGGCCGCGGTCGCCGGCAAGGGCGCCAACGCGGTGGTGGTGACCGGACGTCTGCTGACCAAGGGCTACCAGGTGCTCGACCCGTCGACGGGCGCGATCCGGCGCTCGGACACCGCGGCGTCGGCGGTCTGGACCTACCAGGACGCGATCGTGGACCTGAGCTGTGGCGGGGGCGACGACTGCCGGCTCACCGCCTGGGATCCGCGGTCCGGCACCCAGTTGTGGTCGGTCGGCACCGGCAGCATCGGGTTCGTCCTGGACGCCGCCAACCCGGACCTGCCGGACACCCGGCGACTGATCTCCGGGTCGGTGGACGACGACGTGGCCGGCCCGCCGGTGTTACCCGGGCTGATCGGCCTGCCGCACGACGGCGAGGTCCGGGTGATCGACACGGCCACCGGGAAGCTGGTGCAGACTCTGCGTCCGGCGCGGGACCAACGGGTCGCGGTGGTCGGCGGGCGGGTGCTCACGGTCACCGGCACGGCCCGGGACGGCACCTGCTACTACGGCGTGGTCGGCGGCAGCCCGAGTGGTGAGAAGGTGTGGCAGCGGGACGGGCTGAACCTGCGGACCGCGGACAACGGCTCGGCGTGCGAGCAGGACCGGGATCCGGCCGGTGGGTACAACGTGGTGCTCGGCGTGGATCCGTACGGTCGCGAGGTGCTGATCAACGGTTATGACGGGCGGAACCTCTGGTACGGCGACAAGGAGTCGACGGTCCTCGCGGTCGACGACACCTATGCGGTGATCCGCAAGGGTCAGTCGATCCGGGGATATTCGTTCACCAAGGACCGGAACGTGTGGCGACAGGACGACCGTCCGGACGCCGGGGCGGCACTCACCCCGTACGCCGCGATCGTGGCCTCCAAAGGTCGGGTGACCGCACTGGGGCTCACTACCGGGGCGGTTCGTGCCGATGTGCAGACTGATGCGAAGGTTTTCACCGTGGGTCCGGACGGCATGATCCTGGTCGCCGGCCGCGACATGGCGTATCTGCCGTTCGCCTGA
- a CDS encoding outer membrane protein assembly factor BamB family protein, translating to MNRVLLRITVAALLLVVSGLIGWRVLAPAELSASARTPNPPTPSSRQIGVTSRLNVAPLVVDGTVRVYAAKHQVRADGPVTARAVYTARWSFRRWPEQLSAIVASGTTVITRWSDGKLVAIDSRTGKETWRADGPEGPGYAGHRTGAAAVWNPPGLRIAGGNVLVTEGQILSGYAVSTGRSSWTTTVPAGCSEGFTTSAGAYLCATGAYDATSGELLTGWPTGPFSPVGCGNSGCDAFRDGAGQGWLATAAEPRRVPALDDPLAVLVAGTVITAAQADAPAPSAPPVTPGPSTSAPGSAAVSAGPVSPSSSTSAPGSAPVSAGPVSPSPSTSAPGPVSVSVSAGLVSPSPSTSAPVDGLPLTPPGTTPSSFFPAVAARTVDGAALWTTSGPARVLGGDSETVLLLTPENMLRGVDVRTGDLKYSMPLLFAPDKEDTLDWKPGLYHLTDGFLAIERLNRDASDDPESPVYYFTPDTVLLVALPD from the coding sequence GTGAACCGGGTGCTGCTGCGAATCACGGTGGCGGCGCTTCTGCTGGTGGTGAGCGGCCTGATCGGCTGGCGTGTGCTGGCTCCCGCTGAGCTGTCGGCGAGCGCCAGGACGCCGAACCCTCCCACACCCTCGTCCCGGCAGATCGGCGTGACCAGCCGACTCAATGTGGCGCCGCTCGTCGTCGACGGGACGGTGCGCGTCTATGCGGCGAAGCACCAGGTGCGGGCGGACGGACCGGTCACGGCTCGTGCCGTCTACACCGCGCGGTGGTCCTTCCGCCGGTGGCCGGAACAGCTCAGCGCGATCGTGGCGAGCGGCACGACGGTGATCACCAGGTGGTCCGACGGGAAACTGGTGGCGATCGATTCTCGTACCGGAAAAGAGACCTGGCGCGCCGACGGGCCGGAAGGGCCCGGCTATGCCGGACACCGGACCGGTGCCGCGGCCGTCTGGAATCCTCCCGGTTTGCGGATCGCCGGCGGAAACGTCCTGGTCACCGAGGGGCAGATCCTTTCCGGGTACGCCGTGAGCACCGGCCGGTCGAGCTGGACGACGACTGTCCCGGCCGGGTGCTCGGAGGGCTTCACCACCAGCGCTGGCGCCTACCTCTGTGCCACCGGCGCCTACGACGCGACGTCGGGTGAGCTGCTCACCGGATGGCCGACCGGTCCCTTCAGCCCGGTCGGTTGCGGGAACTCCGGCTGTGACGCGTTCCGCGACGGCGCGGGCCAGGGGTGGCTCGCCACCGCGGCGGAGCCTCGGCGGGTCCCGGCGCTCGATGATCCACTCGCTGTCCTGGTGGCGGGCACCGTCATCACCGCCGCGCAAGCCGACGCTCCCGCCCCGTCGGCGCCGCCGGTGACGCCCGGCCCGTCCACCTCGGCTCCGGGCTCGGCCGCGGTCTCTGCCGGCCCGGTTTCGCCGTCATCGTCCACCTCGGCTCCGGGCTCGGCCCCGGTCTCTGCCGGCCCGGTTTCGCCGTCGCCGTCCACCTCCGCTCCGGGCCCGGTCTCGGTCTCGGTCTCTGCCGGCCTGGTCTCGCCGTCACCGTCCACCTCCGCTCCCGTCGACGGGCTGCCGTTGACGCCGCCCGGGACCACACCTTCCTCCTTTTTCCCGGCGGTTGCCGCTCGGACTGTGGATGGAGCGGCCCTGTGGACAACTTCGGGGCCGGCCCGGGTGCTTGGGGGAGACTCGGAGACGGTGTTGCTGCTGACGCCGGAGAACATGTTGAGGGGGGTGGACGTCCGGACCGGGGATCTGAAGTATTCGATGCCGCTGCTCTTCGCGCCGGACAAGGAGGACACCCTCGACTGGAAGCCCGGTCTCTACCACCTGACCGACGGTTTCCTGGCCATCGAACGCCTCAACCGGGACGCGTCAGATGATCCGGAGTCCCCGGTCTACTACTTCACGCCGGACACGGTTCTGCTGGTCGCGCTTCCGGACTGA
- the hisC gene encoding histidinol-phosphate transaminase yields the protein MTRLTRADLDALPAYVPGRSVADLARELGIAEAVKLASNEVPYGPLPGVVEAVTEAVRTVHRYPDMGVVELRDRIGAWLGVDPARVVTGCGSVALAEILVKATCLPGDEVVYSWRSFEAYPIIAAGAGATSVRVPNTAEHGHDLAAISAAITDQTRLVFVCNPNNPTGTFLRAAELDRFLADVPSDVLVVLDEAYREFVTDPEVPDGLATYGDRPNVVVLRTMSKAWGLAGLRMGYLVAQPEVAAAVRKVVTPFSTSLVAQAAALAALDQEEEVRRRCALVVSERTRVTEALRKLSLDVPDSQANFVWLPLGDRTAGFTAACESRGVIVRGFHPEGVRVTIGTPEENDLFLATAETALA from the coding sequence ATGACCCGCCTCACCCGCGCCGACCTGGACGCGCTGCCCGCCTACGTACCCGGTCGCAGTGTCGCCGACCTGGCCCGCGAGCTGGGCATCGCCGAGGCGGTCAAGCTGGCCAGCAACGAGGTGCCGTACGGTCCGCTGCCCGGCGTGGTCGAGGCGGTCACCGAGGCGGTCCGGACCGTCCACAGGTACCCGGACATGGGTGTCGTCGAGCTGCGCGACCGCATCGGCGCCTGGCTCGGCGTCGACCCGGCCCGGGTGGTCACCGGCTGCGGCTCGGTGGCGCTGGCCGAGATCCTGGTCAAGGCCACCTGTCTGCCGGGTGACGAGGTCGTCTACTCGTGGCGGTCCTTCGAGGCGTACCCGATCATCGCCGCCGGAGCCGGCGCCACCAGCGTTCGCGTACCGAACACCGCGGAGCACGGGCACGACCTGGCCGCCATCTCCGCCGCGATCACCGATCAGACCCGGCTCGTCTTCGTCTGCAATCCGAACAACCCGACCGGCACGTTCCTGCGCGCGGCCGAGCTCGACCGATTCCTCGCCGACGTGCCGTCCGACGTGCTCGTGGTGCTCGACGAGGCGTACCGGGAGTTCGTCACCGACCCGGAGGTGCCGGACGGCCTCGCCACCTACGGCGACCGGCCGAACGTCGTCGTGCTGCGCACCATGAGCAAGGCGTGGGGCCTGGCCGGTCTGCGGATGGGCTACCTGGTCGCCCAGCCCGAGGTCGCGGCCGCCGTCCGCAAGGTCGTCACCCCCTTCTCCACCAGCCTGGTCGCCCAGGCCGCAGCGCTCGCCGCCCTCGATCAGGAGGAGGAGGTACGCCGCCGCTGCGCCCTGGTCGTGTCGGAGCGGACCCGCGTCACCGAGGCGCTGCGCAAGCTCTCCCTCGACGTGCCGGACAGCCAGGCCAACTTCGTCTGGCTGCCACTCGGTGACCGGACCGCCGGGTTCACCGCCGCCTGCGAGAGCCGCGGCGTGATCGTGCGCGGCTTCCACCCGGAGGGTGTCCGGGTGACCATCGGCACCCCCGAGGAGAACGACCTCTTCCTGGCCACCGCCGAGACCGCCCTCGCCTGA
- a CDS encoding Lrp/AsnC family transcriptional regulator, which produces MGEQTVQLDALDARLIAMLAAEPRIGVLELSRRLAVARGTVQARLDKLIARGAIKGFGPEVAPEAIGFGVMSFVTLEISQRYGHDAVAEHLAEIPEVLEAHTITGSGDILCRIVARSNADLQRVIDQIVGYEGIVRAHTIIALAELIPYRTVPLVRSASHA; this is translated from the coding sequence GTGGGTGAGCAGACTGTCCAGCTCGATGCGCTCGACGCACGCCTGATTGCGATGCTGGCGGCCGAGCCGAGGATCGGTGTGCTGGAACTCTCTCGGCGGCTCGCGGTGGCGCGCGGGACGGTGCAGGCAAGGCTGGACAAGCTGATCGCGCGGGGCGCGATCAAGGGCTTCGGACCGGAGGTGGCTCCCGAGGCGATCGGGTTCGGCGTGATGAGTTTCGTGACGCTGGAGATCAGTCAGCGGTACGGCCACGACGCCGTCGCCGAGCATCTGGCGGAGATTCCCGAGGTCCTGGAGGCGCACACGATCACCGGCAGCGGGGACATCCTGTGCCGGATCGTGGCCCGGTCGAACGCCGACCTGCAGCGGGTGATCGACCAGATCGTCGGCTACGAGGGCATCGTGCGGGCGCATACGATCATCGCGCTCGCGGAGCTGATCCCGTACCGGACGGTGCCCCTGGTGAGGTCGGCAAGTCACGCATAG
- a CDS encoding fumarate hydratase, with protein MSSSADFRYSPLLPTGDDLTEYRLVTDEGVDVVEGPGGRRFLTVEPAALTQLTAEAMHDIAHYLRPAHLTQLRAIIDDPKASPNDRFVALDLLRNANIAAGGVLPMCQDTGTAIVMGKRGRHVLTDGTDEAAIALGVYQAYTRLNLRYSQLAPITMWDEKNTGTNLPAQIELYAEDPGGHPDAYKFLFMAKGGGSANKSYLYQETKALLNPQRMMQFLDEKLRLIGTSACPPYHLAVVIGGTSAEHALKTAKLASAKYLDNLPTSGTMLAHGFRDVELEAAVLELTRDFGIGAQFGGRYFCHDVRVIRLPRHGASCPVAIAVSCSADRQAVAKITPSGVWLERLETDPARYLPDVDLESSPVVNIDLNRPMAEIRAELSKYPVKTRLSLTGPLVVARDIAHAKIAERLDAGQPMPQYMRDHAVYYAGPAKTPEGYASGSFGPTTAGRMDSYVEKFQAAGGSMVMLAKGNRSKQVTDACQTYGGFYLGSIGGPAARLAQDCIRHVEVLEFPELGMEAVWKIEVEDFPAFIVVDDKGNDFFADVTKPNPIFSIGRR; from the coding sequence ATGAGCTCCAGCGCCGATTTCAGGTATTCGCCGCTCCTCCCGACCGGCGACGACCTGACCGAGTACCGCTTGGTCACGGACGAGGGTGTCGATGTCGTCGAGGGCCCCGGCGGGCGACGGTTCCTGACCGTCGAGCCGGCCGCGCTCACCCAGCTCACCGCGGAGGCGATGCACGACATCGCGCACTATCTGCGGCCTGCCCACCTGACCCAGCTGCGCGCCATCATCGACGACCCGAAAGCGTCGCCGAACGACCGGTTCGTCGCGCTGGACCTGCTGCGCAACGCGAACATCGCGGCCGGCGGCGTGCTGCCGATGTGCCAGGACACCGGCACCGCGATCGTGATGGGCAAGCGTGGGCGGCACGTGCTGACCGACGGCACCGACGAGGCGGCCATCGCGCTCGGCGTCTACCAGGCTTACACCCGGCTCAACCTGCGATATTCGCAGCTCGCCCCGATCACCATGTGGGACGAGAAGAACACCGGGACCAACCTGCCGGCCCAGATCGAGCTGTACGCCGAGGATCCGGGCGGCCACCCCGACGCGTACAAGTTCCTGTTCATGGCCAAGGGCGGCGGCTCGGCCAACAAGTCGTACCTGTACCAGGAGACGAAGGCGCTACTCAACCCGCAGCGCATGATGCAGTTCCTGGACGAGAAACTGCGCCTGATCGGCACGTCGGCGTGTCCGCCGTACCACCTCGCCGTGGTGATCGGTGGCACCAGCGCCGAGCATGCGCTGAAGACGGCGAAGCTGGCCTCCGCGAAGTATCTGGACAACCTGCCCACCTCGGGCACGATGCTGGCGCACGGCTTCCGTGACGTGGAGCTGGAGGCCGCGGTCCTGGAGCTGACCCGTGACTTCGGTATCGGCGCCCAGTTCGGCGGGCGGTACTTCTGCCACGACGTCCGGGTGATCCGGCTGCCCCGGCACGGCGCGTCCTGCCCGGTTGCGATCGCGGTGTCCTGCTCGGCCGACCGGCAGGCGGTCGCCAAGATCACCCCGTCCGGTGTCTGGCTGGAGCGGCTGGAGACCGACCCGGCCCGCTACCTGCCCGACGTCGACCTGGAGTCGTCGCCGGTCGTCAACATCGATCTGAACCGGCCGATGGCGGAGATCCGCGCGGAGCTGAGCAAGTACCCGGTGAAGACCCGGCTGTCGCTGACCGGCCCGCTGGTGGTCGCCCGCGACATCGCGCACGCCAAGATCGCCGAGCGGCTCGACGCGGGCCAGCCGATGCCGCAGTACATGCGTGACCACGCGGTCTACTACGCCGGTCCGGCCAAGACCCCCGAGGGGTACGCGTCCGGCTCGTTCGGCCCGACCACGGCCGGCCGGATGGACTCCTACGTCGAGAAGTTCCAGGCGGCCGGCGGCTCGATGGTCATGCTGGCCAAGGGCAACCGGTCCAAGCAGGTCACCGACGCCTGCCAGACCTACGGCGGCTTCTACCTCGGCTCGATCGGCGGCCCGGCCGCGCGGCTGGCCCAGGACTGCATCCGCCACGTCGAGGTCCTGGAGTTCCCGGAGCTCGGCATGGAGGCGGTCTGGAAGATCGAGGTCGAGGACTTCCCCGCCTTCATCGTCGTCGACGACAAGGGCAACGACTTCTTCGCCGACGTGACGAAGCCGAACCCGATCTTCAGCATCGGCCGTCGCTGA